In Gossypium arboreum isolate Shixiya-1 chromosome 3, ASM2569848v2, whole genome shotgun sequence, the sequence TGGTGTAGGTGATTGCAAGAGAGCGATCGTGGTCAGGCATGAGACATTAAAGAGATTAACGAGGAAGCCATTATTGGGATTATCCTAAGTTGGATTCTATTACGAGTCGATTTTAAGACAGTGTTGTGAGACTCCGATTGGATATGTACAGATTCTCGCGAAAATTTATGGGTCGTTGTTGCTTAATAGAAAATCAATTCCTATGACAACCATAGAGGGGTGCTTGGTGGCTGGCACTAATAGGGGATGTAAGGTTATTCATTTGTCTGGTGGAGCTTTTAGTGTTCTATTGAGAGGTGGGATGGCTAGAGCACCTAGGGTAGCTGATTTGAAGTTTTATTTGGAGGAACCTAAAAATTATAAGACCTTGGCtgttgtttttatatatatatatttcatttttgGATTAATTCATTTAAGTTGAAGCTAAAATGGGTGCTGGATTTTTGTTCCAGATCAAGTAGGTTTGCCAGGCTTCAAGGTATTAAATGTGTCATTGCTGGGAAGAATCTTTATTTGAGATTCACCCACCGTACTGGCGATGCATGGTACCAAAGGGTGTCCAAAACGTTTTGGATTTCCTTCAAATTGATTTCCCTGACATGGATGTGTCATTGGCATCTCTGGTGAGTATCATTTCCATGAATATATACTTCTTCATTTTCGTCTTTTGAGCTAGAACATTGAACTCTTATGCAAAGGTGAAAAAGCAGGACCTTGAGTTTGACCATGGCTACTGTTACTGCAATAGTCAAATccgaatattttatatttctgcAGATAAGACACCCAGttcttttacatatatatatatatattatgttttcTGTTTCACTGCCTGAAACGGCATCGTTCCattccttttaaaaaaaatttaaaatgatgaaGAATAAAGTAACTTTAGAAAacttatataaataatttagctttaaaaatttttgttatggaatgaaataatataatatttagcgGAGTATTTAACgactaaatattaaaacaaaaagcaTATATAACTTTTTGCCATTAAGTAGATGAAAAAGGAATGTCGTCAGAACACGTTATCTTCCATAATCTTCACACCAATCCAACCTTTCTTTCTTTATCTGCTAAGAGTAAAAAATAGCTGACAGCGGCGGCGTTGGTAATGACGGCCACCAGCGATCCGAACCCCGAAGTTTCCGACGAGCAGCAAAAACGATCGGAGATATACACATATGAAGCTCCCTGGTACATCTACGCTATGAATTGGAGCGTCCGCCGCGACAAAAAGTACCGACTCGCCATCGCCAGCCTCCTCGAGCAATACCCTAACCGTCTCCAGATTGTTCAACTCGACGACTCCAATGGCGAAATCCGGTCGGATCCCAACCTCTCCTTCGACCATCCCTATCCCGCTACTAAGACCATCTTCATTCCCGACAAGGATTGCCAGAAACCCGATCTTCTCGCTACCTCCTCCGATTTTCTCCGCATATGGCGGATCTCGGATGACGGTTCCCGCGTTGACCTCAAATCGCTCCTTAATGGCAATAAGAACAGTGAATTTTGCGGTCCTCTTACGTCTTTCGACTGGAACGAGGCGGAGCCGAAACGAATCGGGACTTCCTCCATTGATACGACTTGCACTATTTGGGATATCGAGAAGGAAACAGTGGATACCCAGTTAATTGCCCACGATAAGGAGGTTTACGACATCGCTTGGGGCGGAGTTGGGGTTTTCGCTTCCGTCTCAGCCGACGGTTCCGTTAGGGTTTTCGATTTACGCGACAAGGAACATTCGACGATCATCTACGAGAGTTCGGAGCCGGACGCGCCGCTGGTGCGGTTGGGGTGGAACAAGCAGGACCCCAGATATATGGCGACCATTATAATGGATAGTGCCAAGGTGGTTGTTTTGGATATCCGTTTCCCGACGTTGCCGGTGGTTGAGTTGCGGAGACACCAGGCGAGCGTCAATGCCGTCGCTTGGGCTCCCCATAGTTCCTGCCACATTTGCACTGCCGGCGATGATTCTCAGGCGTTGATTTGGGATTTGTCTTCGATGGGTCAGCCTGTTGAAGGTGGGCTTGACCCTATTCTTGCATACACAGCTGGGGCCGAAATTGAACAGTTGCAATGGTCGTCGTCTCAGCCTGATTGGGTGGCCATTGCCTTCTCCACTAAGCTTCAGATTCTAAGGGTATGAATTGCAGTGTGAAGTTAGGTTTTTCTGTTTGTTTTGACATTAACCAACATGCTTGCTTGATCTTCCATTTGAGTTAAGAATCGAGTTTCACTTCTGAATTCAAACTCGATTTAAAATTGACTGAACTGCAAGTTTTCATTTCACAAAATATTTTGCAACTTAAATACAAATCTCTACGTAAAAACAGCCGGCATTTGATACAACGTCGATAAGAAAAACAACATTCCACCATTTTTTGATATTTaaaagggtaaactataaaaatagtcacttttatttgtctcatgttacattttagtcacttttgtttaaaatattacgttttagtcacttatattattattttgttacgaagtgatcactttTTTGTTAAGTTCTATTATCTCCCTAACTGTAATCTTACGTGACAGTCCAACTAGATATTATTGAATCATTAATATATTTACGCATGTATcacattacaaaaataaaattttaaatacttatacctaataaaacatgtatctcattacaataataattattttctaaataacatattgttttataatttcatttcttatttaatattttaatttaattttaataatgcataCTTTATCTTGATAAAGTATGTATTAGCAGATTCAAGAATATCTAGTTAGATTGCCACGTAAGATTATCATTAGGAGATAATAAAATTTAATGGAAGAGTAATCACTTCGTagtaaaataataacataagtgattaaaatttaatatttcaaacataaatgattaaaatataacatgaaacaaataaaaaactattttatagtttaccctatttaaaattaacataacATTACCTTTTAAATGTGTACAATATTCGACCCAAACATCGaatcaaaataacaaaatattttatttttactacatTTTCagttatcaaatatatatattttaattttataatttcttctacTACATTCTTCACAATTTTCTCAATATCTTTATAacacaaaattactaaaatatatcAGAATTTATACGAACAAGGATTTAACATATCAgtgttgtattattattattttcagcaAGTACTGCTTATTCAAGTACATAATACCATGCGCCATTATCAAAGTAGCCACAACACCACTCACCGTTTAGGGTTTAAGGGGGGTTCTCTGTCACTGGTATTACATTCACGACCGACAATCCATATGCAAACAGCGATTTAAATTCCCTGCGAGAAACTCTTAACAACCCAAGCACGCTAGAACAAATGAAATCAAAGTAAAGAACACGGAAGCAATACGCACCAAGCTCTAGAGAAAATTTTAGTTTGTCACCACCTGCACCCTCTCCGTCATTTGGGTGTTAAAGATCACGACACATGAAGTAGGCATTTGGGTTGCTGCGTATCTACAAGATTTCAATGGAAAAGAGCCATCGCATTCATTCTCTAAAGCACTTTAAGGAGAGTTAAATGAAGCCTTTTCTTGCTTGGTTTTCAGAAAACTCAACCATCTTGCTTTTCTCCCTACTCCGATCCAAAATGAGGTCATTATTGGTATGAAGTATGAACAAAACTGACTCAGTTGCCTTGTACGTGTCAAGGTTATCGTCGTTGTCCTTCAGCTAAGCTAAGCTAAGCTGGAAGCACATTATATTCACATTCCCAACTTCCATTTATGTAGCTTGTTATGGTGTCTTCCACTAAATCTTCGAAGATGGCTTCACCAATCTCAACACCAATATAACCAGTGTCATGTTGAAGGTCCATCCATGTTCCAGTCTTAGCCAGGTCTTTTCGGACTATCAGGTCCAGAGTACAAGGCAATGGAGTTGGGAGCAAATGCCAATAAACTCCCTCCCAGACTTcttgaattgtatttttcatGTTTGGGATAGGACGAATATTGGGTTTAACAAATGAAACACTAGGGGAACCAAAATAGTACTCACAAACCTCTCTGACTACTTCGTTAATGCAATCAAAGAGCAGTTTTTGGTCTTGACAAAGCTGGTTGGGCAAGTATTCCACCTCGTCAACCAACAATGGGTCGATAAGCAGGTCTGAAGAAAGTGACCGGATATAGACTTTGTCCCAGCTGAAACTTGAGGCTTGCAGCACTGCCTTTATGTGCTCAAATATTGATTCCTTATCAGCCATACAAGTTTTAATTCGATTGCTCTGATTTGTGGCCAAAGAGTCATGTTCTTCGAATCGAATTCTTAATGGTTGAATGGATGTTTCGCCTGAAGATTGGTGAGCAACTTGGCATTAGGAAAAAACACTGTGGCTGAACAAACTTCAAAGCAAAAGCCAAATGTGAAATAAACAAAAGACTTCTCTCATATTCCTACCGGAATAAGTTCTGATGCTTGCGGGGCTGATAAGATCATCTGCGAATATTGAGTCAAGAACAGATACGGGGCTTGAGCGCTCTGGTATATCAGTAACACTCTCCAAATGTTCAACCTTTTTCATGACTGATGAGTCTGATGGAGATGATAATGGAGAAAAAGGCTGTTGGTCCACTTCCGATGAATCCTggaggagaaaaaaaaaaaaaggttggatGAGACATCACATATACAATGCAGACAACAAAATGGAATAATCGCATGATACGCAGAAGAGCGTCATTTTCTCTTATGGTGATTTTAGCTTTGCcttcaaaataataatacaaaattGAGACATCTGGCGTCCGATATCTCTCAGTTTTTTCTAGGAAGATGTGAGACCTAATTGAAAGGCATAAGCAGCCGGTATTCAATCATTCTGAACTTCTTAATGACATCAAATCTACATATCAGCAAACAACATTACCATACCTGTTTCAAGTACCAAGGATTTTGTTTTTCATCACAAACTTCATATATATCAACATTTTTATCATCTGTGATAATTGAAGAGTCGCTCGTCTCTGAAGAAATATCCAGTGACTTGCTTCCTTCATGAACCATCATTTCAGTAGCTTTAACAATACTCACAGACTCTGCATATGAaggttaaatattaataaacctgGGATATTCATGATTATCATCATAAATTAAACAAATGCAAAATTGTACCTTTGGAACTCAATTCATCTTTTATAGAACAAAAAATTGGATCCTCTTTGTCATTATTCACACTAGTGTCAAGGTTGTTTGAAATTGCATTATCGCTTTCAACTTCATCATCGCTTTTGTTTTCAGAAATGCAAAGCTGGCCATCGGTCTTCTCTGCCCTCATCCTTAGAAGGCTGACAAACCGATCATTTTCACTCACCATTTGCAATTTGTCCGAGCCTGCAAATCTCATCTGCGCAGTTGTAAAACTATGCTCCAAGTTCCGACCAGGGCTGCCGACAGGGGATGTATTATACTCAGGAAGAGAAAGAATCCTACCTAAGGTTTTTGGAACCTGTGTACTCAAAAGATCCTCATTTTGATCCTCGTTTGTTAGCAGATCAGAGAGATGTTTCTTGGCCTCGATATAGATGTTCGAGACCCTTTTCATGGAAAAATCAATAGTCTCATATTCCGTGCTTAGTTCGGAGCCCTTTAGCTTGCTTGTTTTTTCTCCTTTTGCAACATCAATGGAAGGTCTGCCAATTCTTACAATAAAGAATTGGTCTTTTGTTGGAGAATTCATCCCAAAATATTCCTTAACTCTGCCACTGTCCTCTGAATTTTGTTGCTCAGCTGGAAATTTTTCAGATATACCATTTGTGGGGATTCTTTGTTGGTCTCTTCCCATGGCATgtttcaactttctttttatctcAGCAAGAAAAAAGTGGGAACCAACTTTCTCATTTGGCTCCCGATGACTGATAATGTACTGAGAATCTGAAGGTGAGTCAAGGCTGCTTCCAGTTTCAGGAGTTTGCAAGCATGTTGACCCAGGCTTCAAAACTACAATTTTATTTGAAGCTTGAGAAGCCTTATTTCCATCTGAAAGTTCTCTTTCCTGAGATTTCAGTTTTCTTCTAAAGAAATTACGCTGCTTTCTATTAACAGGCTCATTGCGTTGTCTTAAACCAGTGGATTCCATGTCTGAAAAGTTTGATTCAGCAAGAGGCTTAGACTCTTCATCCTTTAAATGAGCATCTGGCAAGTCTTGAACGTATTTCAACAAGTTCAGATCAGGTAAAAGTTTCAAAAACAATTCCTCATCTAAACTTGAAATGGGTAGTGCATCCATGACTCCGTTCGAGGCTAGGAGTTCCCCATCTTCTGTAAGTTGGTTCCCAATAAGAAACTTCTGACTCACTAAGACCTTGATTGCCTCATTCAAACTTTCTTCAGAACCATAGCTCTTCGGATTTTGCTCAAGCTGGTCATGATTCATGCAATTGACTCTTTTCTGATGGATTTTCCGGAAAAACTCTTCCATTAGATTATCCATATCGAGATTGCTTGTAGTTTGTTGCTCTGGTTTATGCTGCCTAGATCTTTCCGGTACCAAGTTCTCAGCAACATCCATATGAAGACTGCTACTGGAACTTTTCTTGCAAGTTTTGTTTTTTCTGTTCCAATTTTTCCTTCCATTGCCTCCTTCCCCAGAATAGAACTGTTTCACTTCAACTTCACTATTACTTGCTTCTTTCTTTGCAACCTCTCCAGACATTTCCTCTTCTAGGAGTTTCTTCACACTTGGCTTACATGCATCAATAACTGTTCTTTCCTTTTCACCATCCTGAAAAACTTGGTAATATCAATAATAAATGAAAAGCCTTTTCCATTTCTGTTATCTTAAGCTCATCTACCCATCTAATGAACAATGTTACTTGGAATTGTGTCAAATTCGGATGTGTTTAACTCAGTTGTTttcaattttcaagtttttctatgTATATTTAGGGTCCTTGGAGGGTCATATCCCAATACCCATATCTAGGTATGCATACATGGGCACTTCAAGAAAATGAAGAGTTGGTGCAACATAACTAATGAATATATTAGAATTCTCAAAATTATGTTGGATTTGGGTTAAATTTCCAAAGCTTACAAGTGATCTGGGACAATCTTCAGCGGAACTAGTCAACGTTTCAGGTTTATTTCTTGTATTTGGAGCACCTGCAAAGTTAAAGAGAAAATGCAGCATTAAGTAGTGCTTAAAACTctataaaagaaaaaacaaaaacaagtaGTGCTTAAAACAATACAGAACAAGAAATCAAACCGAATTAACTACAAAGAATAAGAATTCTCATAGCAGGTTTCTGTTCATTTGGATAAATAATGATTTATTGTTTAAAACCAATGCTACCGAAAAACACATTTCCGATTAATGATATAAACAGGCCAAATTATATCTTAATGCTATAAGGACAACCCAAAAGACCGTTTATTATTACTTGCAACTTTAAATAGAGCTTCCATGGAAATGTTTCAAAGTTACTTAAAAGAACTTACCAACTGCATTTCTGTCCCCGCGCCTTCTATCAGAAAGCAGTCTGCGAGTTGATCGACTATGGCGGAAGTCAAGCATACTAATCAAGCCCCACATACAGCCCAACTGATCCTTTTCGTATCGTAGAGAACAACTATTTGATCTTTTGGCCATGATTAATGTGGTTCTTATTCAGATTAGAATGCTTTGGCAATTGAAAATTTCGGTTGAAAGGTAATTTGGAATCTGCTAAAACAGATAGAAATCATGAAATTGCAGAAACATAGATTACGTCAGTAATAAGGGAACTGCAGAAACATTAACATTGCCTGATTCAGTATCGATGAACAATAAGCAAAATAGGTTCTTTATGCATCTTCCTACGATAAAAGTCTATTTAGCTGAAGGTTTCACAGAAGAAAATAAGCTAGCCAAGTGGTGAACCAGAGTTTTTCATTCTACTATCCTTAAGAGTTGGCATCTAACAACAAACATCAGCATCAGCAACCGGTTCCCTTATTTTCAATCCATGAACCAAAGCTTAACCAAGTTGGTTCCTACAACTATTTTTAAGAGTTGACAAGACTCAGAAATACCAGCATCCAGAACTGGTTCCCTTATTTCCCACCTATGAAACAGAGTTGGCATCTCTAACAGAGCTTCCTTTGTGTGTGTTCGTGTGTACACAAAATCAAGTGGTAAAGAATCTTGTCGGCAAGAACTGGAAACAGACACTCTAAAATCGGGTCAGTCCAAATCTAATATGATCATGAGAGACTGTTGACATTAATGATGACGATGGTGATGATGCAGAACCAGACATTTCTCTTGACAGATCAGCTTTAAAATTCATCAACTCTTAATTTTCCTACTACACATTGCGTAAGCCTTTATGATACTCATAAGTCTCTTATCTACCACATGCACCACCTAAATCCTAGTCCAGCAGTTTTATACAAAACTTTACTTAAAAAAACAACATCCAATAGGTCTGAAGTtcaaattcaaatacaaattCATATTTATGTTCTTTACCCTGTCCCAGCATAAGTATGTACCTAAAATCAAGTTTTAAATACAAGGTTGATTTGAACTAGAATTTTAGCTCTGTTCGTTTGTGcaatcatttaaaaaaaatttgacatCCAGCAATTATGAAATCCAGATCTAACTAGATTACATCCAatgtaaaaaaagaagaagtcaTGATTGATTTGATgagggaaaagatgaaagaaatgcATGTGCCTGAAACAAAGAGTTCCTTAAAATTCAAAACCATCAAGAACTAGGAGATTGCTTCAGTCAAAATGTAGTTGGATTATGTTACCATTAAAAGCAAAAAAAATTCCCAACAGTCCAATTTCAACAACTCAAGTTTTACCAAGAAACTTAAACCACAAGTTCCATAGTCAAAAAACTTTGGATGCCAAAGGAATCAAAGCTTTCTTTTTTTGACTCTACAAGCCCTAAACCAGAGCCTCAAAATCCTCGATAACAGACCAGAGAAGTGTTACCTTTTCTCCTTGGATCTTCACTTCAACGAAAAGATCAATTGCATTTCAAGCATTCACATTGATTACCCCTTAAGAATTCATTTCCCAGCTCTTATGTCAGCAAAGAACCATGCAAAATTATAAACGTGGGAAGTGATCAACGCCTTGAACCTCCTCGAAGATGTGCCTCTGCATGGCCTAAAGTTGGATTCGGCATATCAACAAACACAAAAAATGTATATTATAGAAAACCCAGAACAATATTTATGAACAACGATGGAATTGAAGTCCTGAAAAGACTGAACAGTTTGTTTTATCCAATTTCAGTGACAAGCTCTCCATGAATGCCATATCTGAAACTATTACATCAAACAAACAAACTCCCACTTCTTCGATGAATAACAACCGAGAATCAAGCTTTCTATAAACACCCAAAAGAGTTTGAAAATTTGGATGGAAAACAATTGAATACAAGGGAAGTGGGGAGATTCAATCAGAAGCAAAAGCTTTAGTTCCAATCACCCACCatgaaaaaaagaaaggaaaagatccAAAAGATGGAAAATTCTTTTCATGGGGATAACATATTTTGACAAGAGAAAAGGAAAGAAGAAGCTTTATTTGGAACCGACCCATGATTCTTAATGAAGAAAACTGAAAGGGGAAGGCATTTGAGAGTGAGAAAAATAAGAAAGAAgtaaatagaagaaagaaaaatgggaaagttgaaggaaaaaaaaaaaaagcacaatAAGCTTACATTACACAGTGAAGAGATGGAAAGAGAGACAGAGAGAGCATAGCGGAAGTAAGAAGTTCTTATAATTGGAAGAGAATACGTGACAGTTGGGGTTACGTTTGATTGAATTGGACCCCACTGTCTTATTCATTACACGTGTGCACTGTTTGGATTATATGTGATGATACGTATTCGGAGCTCTATATATtacatattttcattaaaattttaccaattgATACCAATTCGCATgcataatttttcttaaaataaaaatattaaattgaattttttttttgtaattttcctTCAATCGGGATTTAAATAATAATTCGTATAAATAAACagttaatgaaaataataaatttaaaattttatcaatttaattagcctaaattcaaattcttttatatatatatatattcaaatctcttcatacacatttttattgtttttaaaataaaaagattaaagtgACATGTTATAATATATTCAAATCTctcaacttttatttttaaaaatttaatttttctactttttagtttttaaaattgagatctaatttataatattattaaatttattttttaaatttaatcttatttttaGTCACATTGCTATCAAAcgagtaattttttttaaaatgtctcaccaacaaatttaaaaaaaaactaacacttgaatataaattttgaaattaaaaattaaatgaattaaattccATTAAATAAAAGTacatggattaaattttaaattgtgaAGAGTACaaaacttatgacatattttaatacTTTATCGTTATTAACAACTCTTTTGAAATgttgttattaaaaataaaaaataaaaggatgCTTCAAATAATAAGAAGAAAAGTAGTAGTAGTAGTATGAATCACAACCCTTTTATGATACATCATATAGTAAGGCATGCTACATGCATTGTAAGCTTACCAATTCCATTTTTTACTTGATGGttattatttctattaaaaattttatcatctaggaaaataaaatttaaaatataaatatatttaaaaattggcACGAAACTAATTGataataatacatgaaatatgtacgttattaaaataaaaaaattgtttatCATGGTGTTGTTATCAATATTGAGTAGGTGTCGAGTTAATTTATGATACCAACTCAATCAAATACATTATTAATACTAAAATTCTATTATACGTGTTTGCATGTGAAAACCACGTATTTAGAGCACATGTgtgtatttaaaaataacatacaataaataataaaacgtaaggtttaaaactaataataatattaacaaatatgcaatatatacaaaattaaaataaaaatagcttAACTAGTGAGTAAAATAAAATTGACATAAGTAACTAcatcatattaagaatattaaatgcaCTTCAATTGTTTGTTATGGTGTTGTCGTTTTTCTATAGCACGTCAAAAGTTATCAAGTTAGTGCAAAGAAAATTCaatattaaaaatatagtttttaaaaattaagtattGAGTTGACTTATGACACCAATGCAATCGGTAACAAATTTGGTGAGAGAAAACTTTTATGTTAaaagttaattaatttttttcaattacttaagaattattgatagtatggtggTAAAAAAAGTGTTTATAAATTCATTAAACACGAATTCAATTTCTAGACatgttaattttaattctattattttaaaactataaaaTGTATGAAAAGACAAAAAGttaccaaaataataatagtaatcatttaataaaatgatatattAGTCATTTCCTAATGAGTTGATATCAGTTAACTCATAACACCAACTCAACAAAGGATTTTATTAATAGTAagaattttttattgaaattattaatattaagTATAGACCTATACTAATAGAGGTATCAAgtgtgaaaataaaattaaaatgtataaaaatattaaaataaagttttaattgagtgataaattaaatattttttaatgcaATTGATG encodes:
- the LOC108484276 gene encoding WD repeat-containing protein LWD1-like → MTATSDPNPEVSDEQQKRSEIYTYEAPWYIYAMNWSVRRDKKYRLAIASLLEQYPNRLQIVQLDDSNGEIRSDPNLSFDHPYPATKTIFIPDKDCQKPDLLATSSDFLRIWRISDDGSRVDLKSLLNGNKNSEFCGPLTSFDWNEAEPKRIGTSSIDTTCTIWDIEKETVDTQLIAHDKEVYDIAWGGVGVFASVSADGSVRVFDLRDKEHSTIIYESSEPDAPLVRLGWNKQDPRYMATIIMDSAKVVVLDIRFPTLPVVELRRHQASVNAVAWAPHSSCHICTAGDDSQALIWDLSSMGQPVEGGLDPILAYTAGAEIEQLQWSSSQPDWVAIAFSTKLQILRV
- the LOC108486290 gene encoding uncharacterized protein LOC108486290 yields the protein MAKRSNSCSLRYEKDQLGCMWGLISMLDFRHSRSTRRLLSDRRRGDRNAVGAPNTRNKPETLTSSAEDCPRSLDGEKERTVIDACKPSVKKLLEEEMSGEVAKKEASNSEVEVKQFYSGEGGNGRKNWNRKNKTCKKSSSSSLHMDVAENLVPERSRQHKPEQQTTSNLDMDNLMEEFFRKIHQKRVNCMNHDQLEQNPKSYGSEESLNEAIKVLVSQKFLIGNQLTEDGELLASNGVMDALPISSLDEELFLKLLPDLNLLKYVQDLPDAHLKDEESKPLAESNFSDMESTGLRQRNEPVNRKQRNFFRRKLKSQERELSDGNKASQASNKIVVLKPGSTCLQTPETGSSLDSPSDSQYIISHREPNEKVGSHFFLAEIKRKLKHAMGRDQQRIPTNGISEKFPAEQQNSEDSGRVKEYFGMNSPTKDQFFIVRIGRPSIDVAKGEKTSKLKGSELSTEYETIDFSMKRVSNIYIEAKKHLSDLLTNEDQNEDLLSTQVPKTLGRILSLPEYNTSPVGSPGRNLEHSFTTAQMRFAGSDKLQMVSENDRFVSLLRMRAEKTDGQLCISENKSDDEVESDNAISNNLDTSVNNDKEDPIFCSIKDELSSKESVSIVKATEMMVHEGSKSLDISSETSDSSIITDDKNVDIYEVCDEKQNPWYLKQDSSEVDQQPFSPLSSPSDSSVMKKVEHLESVTDIPERSSPVSVLDSIFADDLISPASIRTYSGETSIQPLRIRFEEHDSLATNQSNRIKTCMADKESIFEHIKAVLQASSFSWDKVYIRSLSSDLLIDPLLVDEVEYLPNQLCQDQKLLFDCINEVVREVCEYYFGSPSVSFVKPNIRPIPNMKNTIQEVWEGVYWHLLPTPLPCTLDLIVRKDLAKTGTWMDLQHDTGYIGVEIGEAIFEDLVEDTITSYINGSWECEYNVLPA